A window from Vigna angularis cultivar LongXiaoDou No.4 chromosome 7, ASM1680809v1, whole genome shotgun sequence encodes these proteins:
- the LOC108337188 gene encoding peroxidase 4 has product MASSCSSFIVGLTLLVLVFGTANATLYTNFYSHSCPKLFDTVKCEVESAISKETRMGASLLRLFFHDCFVNGCDGSILLDDTSSFTGEKNAGPNKNSARGFEVIDKIKSAVEEVCPGVVSCADILAIAARDSVHILGGPTWNVKLGRRDSRTASQSAANNGIPRPTSNLNQLISRFNSLGLSSKDLVALSGGHTIGQARCTTFRARIYNETNIDSSFAHTRQSTCPRNSGSGDNNLSPLDLATPTFFDNHYFKNLIQKKGLLHSDQQLFNGGSTDSTVRTYSTNPASFFNDFSAAMIKMGDISPLTGSIGEIRKNCRRVN; this is encoded by the exons ATGGCTTCTTCTTGTTCTAGCTTTATCGTCGGTTTGACCCTTTTGGTCCTTGTTTTTGGAACTGCCAATGCAACACTTTACACAAACTTCTACTCCCATTCTTGCCCAAAACTCTTTGACACTGTGAAATGCGAAGTGGAATCAGCCATATCAAAGGAGACCCGCATGGGTGCTTCTCTCCTACGTTTGTTCTTCCACGATTGCTTTgtcaat GGGTGTGATGGGTCGATTCTACTTGATGATACATCAAGCTTCACCGGAGAGAAGAACGCAGGTCCTAACAAGAACTCTGCTCGTGGATTTGAAGTGATCGACAAAATCAAATCAGCTGTGGAGGAAGTGTGCCCGGGTGTTGTCTCCTGTGCTGATATCCTTGCCATTGCTGCCAGAGATTCTGTTCACATC CTTGGTGGCCCAACTTGGAACGTGAAACTTGGAAGAAGAGACTCCAGAACAGCAAGCCAATCTGCTGCCAACAATGGCATCCCACGACCCACTTCAAACCTCAACCAACTCATCTCCAGATTCAACTCTCTCGGACTTTCCTCCAAGGACTTGGTTGCACTATCTG GGGGTCATACAATTGGACAAGCAAGGTGCACAACCTTTAGAGCTCGCATCTACAACGAAACCAACATAGATAGCTCCTTTGCCCACACGAGACAATCTACATGCCCTCGAAACTCAGGATCAGGGGACAACAACTTGTCACCCCTTGACCTTGCCACTCCCACTTTCTTTGACAATCACTACTTCAAGAACCTCATTCAGAAGAAGGGTCTTCTCCATTCTGATCAACAACTCTTTAATGGCGGTTCCACTGACTCCACTGTGCGTACCTACAGCACCAACCCAGCCTCCTTTTTCAATGATTTCTCCGCTGCTATGATCAAGATGGGAGACATCAGTCCCCTCACTGGCTCCATCGGAGAAATAAGGAAGAACTGCAGAAGGGTGAACTGA
- the LOC108337872 gene encoding uncharacterized protein LOC108337872 isoform X1, which translates to MEAIQSWVSNHKLATLGGLWASGIGASLVANSRTRSPMKPSLRLIHARYMTCPIYIHTCTFITYIHNIVFLCFFFSHFFYAVWICRMHAQALTLAVLSGAAVYRYYEIRECGPKQQAHYPSPTVAQLVEWELQSPF; encoded by the exons ATGGAGGCAATTCAATCATGGGTTTCAAACCACAAACTAGCCACACTTG GGGGGCTGTGGGCTTCTGGGATTGGGGCATCACTTGTGGCTAATTCACGTACAAGGTCTCCAATGAAACCTAGTCTTAGACTCATCCATGCCAGGTACATGACATGTcccatatacatacatacatgcacATTCATCACCTACATACATAATATAGTGttcctttgttttttcttttctcatttcttttatGCTGTTTGGATTTGTAGAATGCATGCGCAAGCTTTAACACTGGCAGTGTTGTCTGGTGCTGCGGTTTATCGTTACTACGAGATTCGTGAATGTGGCCCAAAACAACAGGCCCACTATCCTTCTCCCACTGTGGCCCAGCTAGTTGAATGGGAGCTCCAAAGTCCTTTCTAA
- the LOC108336166 gene encoding uncharacterized protein LOC108336166: protein MVNDGVSIEKSFRIKEDDRFFSRLLSKETSKANSSSRVFYYGETSIAVPFTWEAQPGTPKHPSSQTSLPPLTPPPSYYSNSKTSNKRTTKTNIFSCIFPRFIKPSRKHQGSPSSSRSSSSSSSSSWSLVYPSDQGTLSFSRSTTTVRTFLKHKASNRFRGCYSFGNIRNAA, encoded by the coding sequence ATGGTGAATGATGGTGTATCGATTGAGAAGTCCTTCAGAATAAAGGAGGATGATAGGTTCTTCTCAAGGCTATTGTCGAAGGAAACCTCCAAGGCTAACTCTTCTTCAAGGGTCTTCTATTATGGAGAAACATCAATCGCAGTTCCTTTCACATGGGAGGCACAACCTGGTACCCCAAAACATCCTTCTTCTCAGACTTCTCTACCTCCTCTCACACCCCCTCCTTCATATTACTCCAATTCCAAAACCAGCAACAAGAGAACAACCAAGACCAACATATTTTCATGCATTTTCCCAAGGTTTATCAAACCTTCAAGAAAGCACCAGGGCTCACCATCATCATCTCGCtcatcctcctcttcctcatcgTCTTCATGGTCATTGGTATACCCATCCGATCAAGGAACCCTCTCCTTCTCACGCTCAACTACTACTGTTCGCACTTTTCTCAAACATAAAGCTTCGAACAGATTCAGAGGCTGCTATTCTTTCGGAAACATAAGGAACGCAGCCTAG
- the LOC108337872 gene encoding uncharacterized protein LOC108337872 isoform X2, protein MEAIQSWVSNHKLATLGGLWASGIGASLVANSRTRSPMKPSLRLIHARMHAQALTLAVLSGAAVYRYYEIRECGPKQQAHYPSPTVAQLVEWELQSPF, encoded by the exons ATGGAGGCAATTCAATCATGGGTTTCAAACCACAAACTAGCCACACTTG GGGGGCTGTGGGCTTCTGGGATTGGGGCATCACTTGTGGCTAATTCACGTACAAGGTCTCCAATGAAACCTAGTCTTAGACTCATCCATGCCAG AATGCATGCGCAAGCTTTAACACTGGCAGTGTTGTCTGGTGCTGCGGTTTATCGTTACTACGAGATTCGTGAATGTGGCCCAAAACAACAGGCCCACTATCCTTCTCCCACTGTGGCCCAGCTAGTTGAATGGGAGCTCCAAAGTCCTTTCTAA
- the LOC108336298 gene encoding WEB family protein At2g40480 isoform X2 — translation MTDTRKLAAAGFPATSRVKPEPGVVPGSGQNPGIIRFGLRAEIDTSPPFASVKEAVTRFEGTGPWTPFYKFGENIVEDFDIKRVEEEAAKLEKDLIVKELETLDVLEELGATKAILEELKLQLQSEALNCLATRGENSCEQAGAATRNCENGINNEEQTLQSSSQCAPLPDLFLVELRQAKVSLGKTINDLGVIQSSVEDLNKKMKKERLFVERAREKLASKFAAVSTQEVTKTEAGFNPPEATVGTGCTCHHPLNGGRSFGFDTGQCNRINETRSSEVLRPLPEFGENGFSIKTAEMRWFAAKKMEEAAMAAEAVALAEIEALCCHEISSEFSFPEHQKVTFALGECSPLNPVVQFPQESTLEKVTDSEFQIDKIGISKLGILKKFEEATEEVLRSKQVLTEVLNSVESANIKQLAAEEALRRWIPENDLKGQTLTKSSMFKQAGICQDSPLPDVIRSITTNNDPKHALRSSVSMRDVLSKKPVLEDCTSTKDMQEHSGQTVALSQMLRALKEDQTLPTIPEKDVKSNQKQKQFIASRKKFSFIQISLPLGKRSKKKT, via the exons ATGACAGACACTCGGAAACTTGCCGCAGCCGGTTTCCCGGCAACTTCGAGGGTGAAACCCGAGCCTGGTGTTGTACCCGGGTCAGGTCAGAACCCGGGGATTATAAGGTTTGGTTTGAGAGCTGAAATTGATACTTCGCCGCCGTTTGCGTCTGTCAAGGAAGCGGTGACCCGTTTTGAAGGAACCGGGCCTTGGACACCCTTTTACAAATTTGGAGAG AACATTGTTGAAGACTTTGACATAAAGAGAGTGGAGGAAGAAGCAGCAAAGTTAGAAAAGGATTTGATAGTGAAAGAACTCGAAACACTTGATGTGCTTGAAGAACTGGGAGCTACCAAAGCAATTTTGGAGGAATTGAAGCTGCAGCTACAATCAGAAGCATTGAATTGTTTAGCAACTCGAGGTGAGAATTCATGTGAACAAGCTGGAGCTGCTACTAGAAATTGTGAGAATGGTATCAACAATGAAGAGCAGACATTGCAAAGTTCGAGTCAGTGTGCACCTTTACCTGATCTGTTCTTAGTGGAGTTAAGACAAGCTAAAGTAAGTCTTGGTAAAACTATTAATGATCTTGGAGTGATACAATCCTCTGTTGAagatttaaataagaaaatgaagaaggaaaGGCTTTTTGTTGAGAGGGCACGAGAGAAGCTGGCATCGAAGTTTGCAGCTGTCTCTACTCAAGAAGTAACCAAAACAGAAGCAGGGTTTAATCCTCCTGAAGCTACTGTAGGAACAGGTTGCACGTGTCACCATCCCCTTAATGGTGGGAGGAGTTTTGGATTTGATACTGGACAGTGCAATCGAATTAATGAAACAAGAAGCTCTGAAGTTTTAAGGCCCTTGCCTGAGTTTGGTGAGAATGGATTTAGTATTAAGACTGCTGAGATGAGGTGGTTTGCAGCTAAAAAGATGGAAGAAGCTGCAATGGCGGCAGAAGCCGTTGCTCTTGCTGAAATTGAGGCTCTTTGTTGCCATGAGATATCAtctgaattttcttttccagAACATCAGAAAGTGACTTTTGCCTTAGGGGAGTGCTCTCCTCTAAATCCCGTAGTTCAGTTTCCTCAAGAGTCAACCTTGGAGAAGGTAACAGATTCCGAGTTCCAAATTGACAAAATAGGCATTTCTAAACTGggtattttgaaaaagtttgagGAAGCAACAGAGGAAGTTCTACGCAGCAAACAAGTCTTGACTGAGGTATTGAATAGTGTTGAAAGTGCAAACATAAAGCAGCTTGCTGCTGAAGAGGCTCTTCGGAGATGGATTCCTGAGAATGATCTAAAAGGGCAGACATTGACTAAGAGCAGCATGTTCAAACAAGCTGGAATTTGTCAAGATTCTCCTCTACCAGATGTAATCCGATCAATTACAACTAACAATGATCCGAAGCATGCCTTAAGGTCTTCAGTTTCAATGAGAGATGTACTTAGCAAAAAGCCAGTTCTTGAAGATTGTACTTCAACAAAGGATATGCAAGAGCATTCTGGACAGACAGTAGCCTTGAGTCAAATGCTTCGAGCATTGAAGGAGGATCAAACTCTGCCGACAATACCCGAGAAAGATGTGAAGAGTAATCAAAAGCAAAAGCAGTTCATAGCATCTAGGAAAAAGTTCAGTTTCATCCAAATATCACTGCCCTTGGGAAAGCGAAGTAAGAAGAAGACATGA
- the LOC108336298 gene encoding WEB family protein At2g40480 isoform X1, producing MTDTRKLAAAGFPATSRVKPEPGVVPGSGQNPGIIRFGLRAEIDTSPPFASVKEAVTRFEGTGPWTPFYKFGEARNIVEDFDIKRVEEEAAKLEKDLIVKELETLDVLEELGATKAILEELKLQLQSEALNCLATRGENSCEQAGAATRNCENGINNEEQTLQSSSQCAPLPDLFLVELRQAKVSLGKTINDLGVIQSSVEDLNKKMKKERLFVERAREKLASKFAAVSTQEVTKTEAGFNPPEATVGTGCTCHHPLNGGRSFGFDTGQCNRINETRSSEVLRPLPEFGENGFSIKTAEMRWFAAKKMEEAAMAAEAVALAEIEALCCHEISSEFSFPEHQKVTFALGECSPLNPVVQFPQESTLEKVTDSEFQIDKIGISKLGILKKFEEATEEVLRSKQVLTEVLNSVESANIKQLAAEEALRRWIPENDLKGQTLTKSSMFKQAGICQDSPLPDVIRSITTNNDPKHALRSSVSMRDVLSKKPVLEDCTSTKDMQEHSGQTVALSQMLRALKEDQTLPTIPEKDVKSNQKQKQFIASRKKFSFIQISLPLGKRSKKKT from the exons ATGACAGACACTCGGAAACTTGCCGCAGCCGGTTTCCCGGCAACTTCGAGGGTGAAACCCGAGCCTGGTGTTGTACCCGGGTCAGGTCAGAACCCGGGGATTATAAGGTTTGGTTTGAGAGCTGAAATTGATACTTCGCCGCCGTTTGCGTCTGTCAAGGAAGCGGTGACCCGTTTTGAAGGAACCGGGCCTTGGACACCCTTTTACAAATTTGGAGAGGCTCgt AACATTGTTGAAGACTTTGACATAAAGAGAGTGGAGGAAGAAGCAGCAAAGTTAGAAAAGGATTTGATAGTGAAAGAACTCGAAACACTTGATGTGCTTGAAGAACTGGGAGCTACCAAAGCAATTTTGGAGGAATTGAAGCTGCAGCTACAATCAGAAGCATTGAATTGTTTAGCAACTCGAGGTGAGAATTCATGTGAACAAGCTGGAGCTGCTACTAGAAATTGTGAGAATGGTATCAACAATGAAGAGCAGACATTGCAAAGTTCGAGTCAGTGTGCACCTTTACCTGATCTGTTCTTAGTGGAGTTAAGACAAGCTAAAGTAAGTCTTGGTAAAACTATTAATGATCTTGGAGTGATACAATCCTCTGTTGAagatttaaataagaaaatgaagaaggaaaGGCTTTTTGTTGAGAGGGCACGAGAGAAGCTGGCATCGAAGTTTGCAGCTGTCTCTACTCAAGAAGTAACCAAAACAGAAGCAGGGTTTAATCCTCCTGAAGCTACTGTAGGAACAGGTTGCACGTGTCACCATCCCCTTAATGGTGGGAGGAGTTTTGGATTTGATACTGGACAGTGCAATCGAATTAATGAAACAAGAAGCTCTGAAGTTTTAAGGCCCTTGCCTGAGTTTGGTGAGAATGGATTTAGTATTAAGACTGCTGAGATGAGGTGGTTTGCAGCTAAAAAGATGGAAGAAGCTGCAATGGCGGCAGAAGCCGTTGCTCTTGCTGAAATTGAGGCTCTTTGTTGCCATGAGATATCAtctgaattttcttttccagAACATCAGAAAGTGACTTTTGCCTTAGGGGAGTGCTCTCCTCTAAATCCCGTAGTTCAGTTTCCTCAAGAGTCAACCTTGGAGAAGGTAACAGATTCCGAGTTCCAAATTGACAAAATAGGCATTTCTAAACTGggtattttgaaaaagtttgagGAAGCAACAGAGGAAGTTCTACGCAGCAAACAAGTCTTGACTGAGGTATTGAATAGTGTTGAAAGTGCAAACATAAAGCAGCTTGCTGCTGAAGAGGCTCTTCGGAGATGGATTCCTGAGAATGATCTAAAAGGGCAGACATTGACTAAGAGCAGCATGTTCAAACAAGCTGGAATTTGTCAAGATTCTCCTCTACCAGATGTAATCCGATCAATTACAACTAACAATGATCCGAAGCATGCCTTAAGGTCTTCAGTTTCAATGAGAGATGTACTTAGCAAAAAGCCAGTTCTTGAAGATTGTACTTCAACAAAGGATATGCAAGAGCATTCTGGACAGACAGTAGCCTTGAGTCAAATGCTTCGAGCATTGAAGGAGGATCAAACTCTGCCGACAATACCCGAGAAAGATGTGAAGAGTAATCAAAAGCAAAAGCAGTTCATAGCATCTAGGAAAAAGTTCAGTTTCATCCAAATATCACTGCCCTTGGGAAAGCGAAGTAAGAAGAAGACATGA